One window from the genome of Cryptomeria japonica chromosome 6, Sugi_1.0, whole genome shotgun sequence encodes:
- the LOC131033324 gene encoding peroxidase 29, translating to MGLSATYFLAYITGFIIIASLPGLGDDNGLRLQFYNSSCPNAENIARQVTQQGMNRDPTAPAALLRLSFHDCQVDGCDASVLLHSSPPGIVAETVSERNFGLRRQDLIDDIKSELERACPQTVSCADIIQMAARDAVVLSGGPFIPILTGRRDGINASNIRADKQLPPATLSVGSMLQIFSEKNISAEDGVALLGAHTLGVGHCINFENRLSPQGDPNMSPILSAALRMLCRVPAPFSNVTFAPNDLTNFIFDNQYFRDIRNGRGLLTVDSEIALDPRTSVFVSIFSQNQQYFFDRFSAAFLQLSQYNVLTGDQGQIRKDCKFVNS from the exons atgggCCTTTCTGCAACTTATTTTTTAGCATATATAACTGGTTTCATTATAATTGCTTCTTTACCGGGACTTGGGGATGATAATGGACTGAGGCTTCAGTTTTACAATAGCAGCTGCCCCAATGCAGAGAACATTGCCAGACAAGTCACACAGCAGGGCATGAACAGAGATCCTACTGCTCCTGCAGCTCTTCTGCGACTGTCTTTTCATGACTGTCAAGTAGAT GGCTGTGATGCTTCAGTTCTGTTGCATTCTTCTCCTCCTGGGATTGTTGCTGAGACTGTTTCAGAGCGGAATTTCGGTCTGAGGCGTCAGGATCTGATTGATGATATCAAATCAGAACTGGAAAGAGCATGCCCACAAACCGTTTCGTGTGCAGATATCATCCAAATGGCCGCTAGAGATGCTGTAGTTCTG TCTGGAGGGCCATTTATACCGATTTTGACTGGGAGGCGAGATGGGATTAATGCAAGCAATATCAGAGCAGATAAGCAGCTTCCTCCGGCTACACTTTCGGTGGGAAGCATGCTGCAGATCTTCAGCGAGAAGAACATAAGCGCTGAAGATGGAGTTGCACTTTTAG GTGCACACACACTAGGAGTGGGACACTGCATAAATTTTGAGAACAGGTTGAGCCCTCAGGGAGATCCAAACATGTCACCAATTCTTTCAGCAGCTTTGAGGATGCTCTGCAGAGTCCCTGCACCCTTCTCCAATGTCACTTTTGCTCCAAATGATTTGACAAATTTCATATTTGACAATCAGTACTTCAGGGACATCAGGAATGGACGTGGGCTTCTCACAGTTGACTCTGAAATAGCTTTGGATCCCAGAACGTCTGTCTTTGTCTCCATTTTCTCTCAAAATCAGCAGTATTTTTTTGACAGGTTTTCTGCTGCTTTTCTTCAACTTAGTCAATATAATGTCTTGACAGGTGATCAAGGGCAGATTAGAAAGGACTGTAAGTTTGTCAATTCTTGA